In Scylla paramamosain isolate STU-SP2022 chromosome 48, ASM3559412v1, whole genome shotgun sequence, the DNA window TCTCTCCCTGCCAACTACCTCTGTATAAAAAACCCTGCCAGCTTTATGCATTCTAGTTACCTAAAGTCAGTCCAGCACTACTACCAGCTTCCCCCAAGATGCTGCTGGCCCTGTCTTCAAATTGACCCTTGTTATTTGCCAGACTGTAAAGAAATCCTTGTttacttaatgtgtgtgtgtttgtgttggcttAATAATGCACCTTCATATGTCTGTACCTGTAATCCttgtttttctatctctctctctactactactactactactactactactactacttctactactactactactactactactactactactactactactactactactactactttacaggTTACCAAAGAAAACATAGATGAACTGAGAAGACTGCTGCTGGAACTTTCTCACTGTCTGGTCATTGGTGAGGTTCTGGCGGTTCCTCCTCTGCTTCGCCATTTCACAGCCGCCCTCAAtacacaggaggagaggaggaggaggaggaggaggatgaagaagaacgaggagcaggaagacaaggagcaggaggaggaggaggaaaaggaaggctcAAGGAGGTAAGacatattgttgctgttgttgttgatattattattattattattattattattattattattattattattattaatcaataTTTTTTCAGATTACAAGAAAAGACAAGCACACAAGattatgaggtgtgtgtgtgtgtgtgtgtgtgtgtgtgtgtgtgtgtgtgtgtgcgtgtgtgtgtgtgtgtgtgtgtgtgtgtgttggagagagagagagagagagagagagagagagagagaggctgtgtgtgtgtgtgtgtgtgtgtgtgtgtgtgtaaattatatgtattaatatatatatatttatctccaccaccaccaccaccaccaccatggctgccagatgaaagaagaggagggagaggaggaagaggaagaagaagagggaggaggaggaggaggaggagaagtggggctctgtgaagaccaaacagcatttTACAGCTCTTCCTGACTACCCAAAGCACATCAAACTGGACaagcacaggtgagagagagagagagagagagagagagagagagagagagagagagagagagagagagagagagagagttataggtatcttgttcttgtttttcttcttcttcttcttcttcttcttcttcttcttcttcaatttgaattattattattagtagtagtggtggtggtggtggtggtggtggtggtggtggtggtggttgttgttgttgttgttgttgttatattaaaagtaatagtagtagtaatgataataataataaaaataataatagtaatagtaatagtattggtatatttaaggacacacacacacacacacacacacacacacacacacacacacacacacacacacacacacacacacacacacacacacacacacacacacacacacacacacacacacatacatacatacatacatacatacatacatacacactgcccccctcaccccctcctctctcccccccacagGTTGgcctccccccctccaccaccaccaccaccactactgactTTATATTAACAGATTTatatattgaagatatttttccttttagttttgaagaagaggaagaggaagaggaaggaggagggggagggttaGGTGtggccctccctcctcctcccacaccactGCAGTCCCAGCCTCTGATTGGCCAGCTCTCAGCCAATCaagagagagactttatggcCTTGCAGGTAAGTATGTTGTGATACTGATTGGCTGTGATGTCAGACTCTCcaacaaaaacactattttaactaAGAACTAAGTGTcacaggatagtcaggattgaaggagagatggaggaaagatggaggaaggtctgtgagggaggagaggcctgGAGGGAACTtgcagaggaagaaatggaggaaagaatagagggtggtggaggagagaatgtCTGACTTTTTTGTGAGACtaacaaaaaacactattttaaccATGAACAAAGTGTcacaggatagtcaggattggaggagagatcgaggaaagatggaggaaggtctgtgagggaggagaggcctgGAGGGAACTtgcagaggaagaaatggaggaaagaatagagggtggtggaagagagaatGTCTGACTTTTTTGTGAGACTATCtaacaaaaaacactattttaaccATGAACAAAGTGTcacaggatagtcaggattggaggagagatggagaaaagatggagaaaggtctgtgagggaggagaggcctgGAGGGAACTtgcagaggaagaaatggaggaaagaatagagggtggtggaggagagaatgtCTGACTATTTTGTGAGACTAtaacaaaaaacactattttaaccATGAACAAAGTGTCACAGGATAGTCAGgtttggaggagagatggaggaaacatTGCAGAATCTCCATGTGGAAGGAGaaatgtggaggagaaagatggagggagataTGAAGGGATAACtaaaactttctcttccttgcagGTTGAATTGAGTGAAGCAAGAGTGGAAGTAGAGAGGCTGAGAGACAGACTGGGACAACTTGGTGATTTGAAGGGACAAgtgaatgcactgagagagaaggtgaggctTGATCTTGACCTTTgctggggtggactgggagaggctggaatggactgggagaggctggaatggactgggagaggctggaatggactgggagagactgagatcaactgggagaggctggaatggactgggagaggctgagatggaCTGGGGGAGGCCATGCAGAATTTACTtatccactcaccaccaccactatccactttccctctccctctctctttcaggtgaaggtggagggcaGTTCCTACCTGTCGTATGTGTCTCAGGTGTCGTCGTCAATCTTGGACTTGATattccaggtgagagagagagagagagagagagagagagagagagtgagagagagagagagagagagagagagagagagagagagagagagagagagagagagagagagagagagagagagagagaaagttggtgttatatttttgttgcttcttcttcttcttcttcttctcttcttcttcttcttcttcttcttctttttcttcttcttcttcttcttcttcttcttcttcttgttcttttcattcttcctcttcttgttcttcaccaccactatcattttcacactcctcctcctcctcctcctcctcctctcaccagcaGCCCTTTTGACAGATACAAGACGAGAACACaagcaagaggaaggaggaggaggaagaggagaggaagagatcgGACAGCCTTCACCAGCAGCTGACAGAGACCCAACACAAGCTGGCAGACACTCAACACAAGctggcagacacacacagactggcTGATGTTTATAAAGGCCAGTTGGAAGATGCTCACAGGGAGATTGAAATATATATGGACCAATTGCATAGACAAGAACAAAGCCTACAGGTAaatatgtaattattattattattattattattatgtggttttaatactattactgtgtgtgtttgtgtgtgtgtgtgtctgaagcaTCTCTGTCTTCCAGCATAGCAGCAACGGAAGCAGAGGAGGCAAgacagaagatggaggaggagaggaagaaggaggtggatggaggtggaggaaaggtggagagagaagatgaagcaaGCTACTCTAGAACATGAACTGGAGATGGAAGAGTTAAGACAGCAGTTAGGAACAGTGAAGGAggtaaggctctctctctctctctctctctcatttgattgctattgttgttgttcatttctcttttgCTCACCACTGctatacacctcctcctcctcctcctcctcctcctcttcccacagaCACTGGTGGCCGGCCtagagggaagagtggaggagaaagtaagGGAGCAACttcagcaagaaaaagaaagaattgtaaAGATTTTGGAAACAAGTTTtgtagagagggaaagaaatgcacTGGAAATTTTGAAGGCAGAGCTGCTGgaaaggtctgtgtgtgtgtttgtgtgtgtttgtgtgtgtgtgtgtgtgtttgtgtgtgtgtgtgtgatgtgtgtgtgtgtgtgtgtgtgtgtgtgtgtgtgtgtgtgtgtgtgtgtgtgtgtgtgcgtgtgatttAATGGTACAATATAattcttttgtcattttttttattctctctctctctctctctctctctcatctctctctctctctctctatctctctctctctctctctctctctctctctctctctctctctctctctttctctctctctctctctctctctctctctctctctctctctctctctctctctctctctctctctctctctctctctctctctctctctctctctctctctctctctctctttctctctctctctctctctctctcgtctctctctctctctctctctctctctctctctctctctctctctctctctctctctctctcatctctctctctcatctctctctctctctctctcgtaggttgaggcaggagaaggaggaagcagtggaagaagaaggaaacaagatcagtgctgagtggaagaaagatttgcataggaaagaagaagaaaagaagagagaaagacaagaatttctggagaatgagaggagacactgggagaaggagaaggaagaggaagtgcagAGGAAACTTGCTCTTGTGGTAAGGAAAAGTTTTTGAGTCAGGAAAACTTTTGAGTCGGGAAAATTTTGAGTCGGGAAAATTTTGAGTCAGGAAAATTTTGAGTCGGGAAAATTTTGAGTCGGGAATTATTCAAGTTTTGTTTGGTTGTGTGTGCATCACCATTTGCAGTTGTGTGACAGCCCAAGTGTCCACTCCCAGCACTTCCACAGCAACACGAGGGCAGTGCAACAAGCTAGGAGGTCTACATGTGGCAGGCCCTGTACATAACACACCTGCCTGCTTCCACCTGCTTCCACCTGCTTCCACctgtcattcccatccatacacCTGTCCAGTCATCCTTCAGAGCTCCCTGACGACTCAATCACACACATCCTTGTTACTTAGTTCACCCACCACCTTATTTAAAGCCATTTCATTCCCATCTCTCATAAATAATAACTTTATCAACCTTGAACGCATCACTTCTTGTCCTGCCCTTAATACTGTTGATGATTCTGCTAATGTCACCCTTGTCCATGtccccctgtgccacttgaagacccccaccagaccccctcttagtcacccttgtcatgtcccctgtggccacttgaagacccccaccagaccccctcttagtcacccttgtcatgtcccctgtgccacttgaaagacccccaccagactccctcttagtcacccttgtcatgtcccctgtgccacttgaagacccccaccagaccccctcttagtcacccttgtcatgtcccctgtgccacttgaagacccccaccagactccctctagtcacccttgtcatgtcccctgtgccactgaGGACCCCCCCAGGACCCctctcttagtcacccttgtcatgtcccctgtacccaaacactaactactactactactactactactactactacaactactactactactacttcaggtGGAGGAAGGCCGAAGGGAactggagaaggagagaaagagacacaggCTGGAGGTTGAAAACATAAGGTCTAGATTTAGAATGATGACACacgaccacagccaccaccagcacctcccccACTAGCTTGCCTTTCTCTTCAAGTCCCAGCGAGGAGGCAcccgccctcctccccaccctcctctctcaacagatgggaggtgagagggagagaaagagacaaagagagaaagagggagaggacaccCACAATTCACACTGGAAATGTTCTGTCTTACTCTAATGCCTCTCTTTAATTGCTCAGGGGCCTGgacagactgagagaggaactgatgaaagagagagagatagagattgaAGAGAGAATTGACAagtgtaagagaggaagaaaggaggaaattagaTGACGAAAAACaggtaagacagacagagagaggggagagagagaatgtaatgaataaaaaacaatgaTTGAATGGTAATTTGGTGCAAGAAAAAGAACGACGTTTGTTgtgaaggagaggcaggagacggggaaagaaacacacagaggaatgaagagaaacatgaacaaaacacaagacaacaacaaattcaACACCAGAACGACacaatacacagacagaaatacaaacCCAAGCTATCTACACATGaaaaacacatttacacacctgaaaacataacacattacacacttacacatctgAAAATGCCCAAAAACTGTGTCCCTCCTCTACCTGGCTGTTgctcacacctgcaccaccaacacTTGATTTGAGAATTTGTGGTGGTGTGAGTAAACCACAGAAACCTTCAATCAAGTCAatacagacactgccacacacatccagacactgccacacacacccagacactgccacacacaccccaggacactgccacacacacccaatcactgccacacacaccaggacactgccacacacacccagacactgccacacacacccagacactgccacacaccacccagacactgccacacacacccaaacactgccacacacacccaaacttcaaccagatggcaccactgctataacatctatttctaaagctgaactctttgctcaaacctttgctaaaaactttaccttggatgattctgggcttgttcctccctttcctccaccctctgactacttcatgccacgtattaaaattcttcgcaatgatgttttccatgccctcgctggcctaaaccctcggaaggcttatggacctgatggggtccctcctattgttctccgaaactgtgcctccgtgcttgcactttgctagtcaaactctttcagctctgtctgtcaacatctacctttccttcttgctggaagtttgcctacattcaacctgtttctaaaaagggtgaccgctctaatccctcaaactaccgtcctattgctttaatttcctgcctatctaaagtttttgaatctatcctcaacaggaagattcttaaacatctatcacttcacaaccttgtatctgatcgccagtatgggttccgtcaaggccgctctactggtgatcttctggctttccttactgagtcttggtcatcctcttttagagactttggtgaaacttttgctgttgccttggacatatcaaaagcttttgatagagtctggcacaaagcttttgatttccaaactaccctcctacggtttctatccttctctctgtaacttcatttcaagtttcctttctgaccgttctattgctgctgtggtagacggtcactgttcttctcctaaatctattaacagtggtgttcctcagggttctgtcctgtcacccactctcttcttattattcattaatgatcttctaaaccaaacttcttgtcctatccactcctatgctgatgataccaccctgcacttttccacgtcttttcatagacgtccaacccttcaggaggtaaacatatcacgcagggaagccacagaacgcctgacttctgatctttctaaaatttctgattggggcagagcaaacttggtattgttcaatgcctcaaaaactcaattcctccatctatcaactcgacacaaccttccagacaactatcccctcttcttcaatgacactcaactgtccccctcttctacactgaacatcctcggtctgtcctttacttataatctgaactagctaaaacagcttctatgaagttaggtgttctgagaacgtctccgccagtttttctcacccccccagctgctaactctgtacaagggccttatccatccatttatggagtatgcttcacatgtctggggggttccactcatactgctcttctagacagggtggaatcaaaagcttttcatctcatcaactcctcttctctaactgactgtcttcagctcctctctcactgccgcaatgttgcatatctacctgtcttctaccgctattttcatgccaactgctcttctgatcttgctaactgcatgcctcccctccttccgcagcctcgctgcacaagactttcttctttctctcacccctattctgtccacctctctaacgcaagagttaaccagtattctcaatcattcatccctttctctggtaaactctggaactccctgcctgcttctgtatttccaccttcctatgacttgaattccttcaagatggaggttttcaagacacttatccaccaatttttgaccactactttgacccttttatgggactggtatttcagtgggcattttttttttattagatttttgttgcccttggccagtatcctcctacataaaaaaaaaccactgccacacacacccaaacactgtcacacacacccagacactgccacacacacccagacactgccacacacacccaaacactgccacacacacccagacactgccacagcacacccaaacactgccacacacacccagacactgccacacacacacaaacactgccacacacacccagacactgccacacacacccaaacactgccacacacacccaaacactgccacacacacccaaacactgccacacaacacccagacactgccacacacacccagacactgccacacacacccagacactgccacacacatccaaacactgccacacacacccagacactgccacacacacccaaaacactgccacacacacccaaacactgccacacacacccaggacactgccacacacacccagacactgccacacacacccagacactgccacacacacccaaacactgccacacatacccagacactgccacacacacccagacactgccacacacacccaaacactgccacacacacccagacactgccacacacacccagacactgccacacacacccagacactgccacacacacccaagcaCTGCCACACATACCCAGAcattgccacacacacccagacattGCCctacacactgaaaacactgccacacatatcaaaacactgccacacacatcaaaacactgccacagacatcaaaacactgccacacacacacaaacactgccacacacacaaaaaactgcCTTAAAGCTTAATacagtcacagagagagagagagagagagagagagagagagagagagagagagagagagagagagagagagagagagagagaaccctgaCAAGACTAATTAAttccatcattatttccttaattaataGCAGTCATTCACATAtcaacaataatgaaataatgaactttaataaatctttaaaaaaaaaaatatatatatatatatatcttgggTAGTGATATTCTTATACTCttcaataatattcataatatcaTTTCTTCATGTCTGTGTATCAAACCGAACCATTTCAAGCTTAATCTTGTTTCTTGACCTTCCTGTCTTCTGTCTTGCTCTGTATTGACCTTGTGACCTTTGCAATTCCTTAAACTGGATTTCTATGGTaatactaatttatttatttatttttttcttattttatttatttatttattttttgcttatagATGGAGTTTGCAGAAGCAGTGAAAGCTTTGGCGCAGGACAAGGAAAGGGTTATTGAAGATTTGAAGATTAGGATTCAACTTCTAACAGATGAGtgtgacagaagaagaggaggaggaggaggaagggaaaaatgttgGAGGACAGATATTGCAAGAAAATGTTGAATTGAAGGTAAGAGATGTGTTTGagtatgtttgagtgtgtttgggtgtgttttggtgtgttttggtgtgttttgagtgtgtttgggtttgttttgagtgtatttgggtgtgttttgatgtgttttggtgtgtttgagtatgtttgagtgtgtttgggtgtgtttgggtttgttttgagtgtgtttgggtgtgttttggtgtgtttgagtatgtttgagtgtgtttgggtgtgttttgagtgtgttttgggtgttttgagtgtgttttgagtgtgtttcaccaAGTGCTGTTCACTGTCAACAGACACTCACAcattgtcctctccctctctctctctctctcagaatcagATCACCTCACTGCAGAAACAAGTCAGAAATTTGGAAACTGAACTGGCAAGAGCAAAACGGTTTTCATTTGTGACGCAgcagagcaccaccaccaccactgccaccaccgccaccgctgctgctgctgccaccgaCATGACGGCCTCCACAGCCTCAACGACTGTTAATGAAGACACAAGAGAGAATTtggtacgttaggttaggtttaccaGTGTCTCTCTTCTGAATCACTGTGCTTTGTCACTGCCACTGTTTtgcaaggccacagggatgtttagctgggttctcaagagtgtttctcctacacaaatgttgttaatctgtcactggaaccataaaaacacccttgaaaacctgcattttaaaagagtgtttctcctgtcattaatgcagaaatgaacacccttgaaaacacaggTCACTTCAGTTAGagcattttaaaagagtgtttctcctgtcagtaatgcagaaatgttgttgatctgtcgcagaaatgttgttaatctgtcgcagaaatgttgttaatctgttgcagaaatgttgttaatctgttgctagaaccataaaaacacccttgaaaacccacatcactttaagttgagccttttaaaagagtgtttctcctgtcattaatgcagaaatgaacacccttgaaaacatgcgtcacttcaactggagccttttaaaagagtgtttcttctgttaataatacagaaatgttaatctgtcactggaaccataaaaacacccttgaaaacctgcgtcacttcagctagagcattttaaaagagtgtttctcatgtcagtaatgcagaaatgttgttaatctgtcactgcaactgtaaaaacacccttgaaaacctgcatcacttcaactacagccttttaaaagagtgtttctcctgtcagtaatgcagaaatgttgttaatctgtcactgcaactgtaaaaacacccttgaaaacctgcatcacttcaactacagccttttaaaagagtgtttctcctgtcagtaatgcagaaatgttgttaatctatcactacaactgtaaaaacaccctagaaaacctgcatcacttcaattagagcctttcaaaagagtgtttctcctgtcagtaatgcagaaatgttgttaatctgtcactgcaactgtaaaaacacccttgaaaactcacatcacttcaattacagccttttaaaagagtgtttctcctgtcagtaatgcagcaaagttgtttctcctgttagatACAATGCTGAGAATAGTCTGTGTCCATATTACTTGATACagaagccttttaaaagagtgtttctcctgtcacaTCTTTAGGGGAACTGAAGAAAAACTGAGGCTGGTGTtagcatagtaataataatgatagcaataattttaaggtatttatgtatgtatatagtcacccttgtcagtagacacctgccgaaacgataattactcccagtgaggtctaaagcactgctcagggggtgctgtgaacttatcattaaacccagctgtgacctcactgaacgtttccctttgtgtctcacaacacaagggggtagtcacagcctgccctctaaagacaactctcttcctccacacaaaactacaagcacctaataacacacacacccttcactccaaaaattttaaaatcatggcgactcctacaccagcctcggagtccccatctggggaggggaccataaatgtccccaggtcggactgcctttccgtcgacgaccctaagtgtcttgacacccccctcaactttttcttcattaacttctgcaacattcgcggtctaagatctaattttcaatctgtagaacaccacctctcctcttctaaacctcatcttcttttcctcactgaaactcaggtgtctgaggcaactgacagtagccccttttctgttccctcctactttctctatcctcattttcgatccaaagctggatgctgcgtttatgt includes these proteins:
- the LOC135095237 gene encoding uncharacterized protein LOC135095237, which codes for MALQVELSEARVEVERLRDRLGQLGDLKGQVNALREKVKVEGSSYLSYVSQVSSSILDLIFQIQDENTSKRKEEEEEERKRSDSLHQQLTETQHKLADTQHKLADTHRLADVYKGQLEDAHREIEIYMDQLHRQEQSLQVNM